The Hyla sarda isolate aHylSar1 unplaced genomic scaffold, aHylSar1.hap1 scaffold_88, whole genome shotgun sequence genome includes the window TCCCTGTGTtatttcatacattttatcctacaGCCCAGTACACACTACTGATCTCCGCACAGCAGCTTTATCCCCTGTACATCTGATCAGAGGAGCCGCATCATCTATTTACTGGATGTTTTATTGATTTGCATTTCTGCCTTTTACCATCCAGTGATCCAGTTGTATTTTACCCCTTttatttgttttctatttttattacattgtacATTTATTGTTTATATGGATATATAAGAAAGTTACTGTCAGTTCTAGTCCCAGGAAGATCTCATCCCCCATAGACCCCTGATCACACCCAGCAGATTATTACCGCAATAACAATCAGGGGCCGGAGGTCTAGGAGAGAATTTCCCGGACGATCTCTGCAAATCTATAAACGATCAGGTATAATCTCCGTCCATCTTCCTCTCTTCTCACTTTATTGTTTCACATTTTATATGGATGAAGAGTAAAATATCGGGAGAAGCGATCAGCAAGATCGGGAAATCACTGTCCACGAGGAGCCGATAGatacatgggggggatgagatcTTCCTGGGACTAGAGATGGCGCAGACCCTCCCTGTAATGTGTCTGATCGATTGTTTCCTGCCCAGTCTGTTCGCGATCAGATCTGTTGGTGGGAATATGTATACAGGACTGAACTGATAAGAGATCTGATCGTTTCCGGGAGACACAAGGACCTGAATCTCACGATTTGTATAGATGTCCCGGCATCTAAACGGAACCGCAGAAAAGCTACGGGAATCCCGGCGATACCGATCACCACTGTGATACTTATATGTCCGGTCAGTGCAGGAGACACAATTACTTATTCTGCCGTTACCATATGACGTATATATACGGTACTGATGTAACCTGCAGTCAGATTATATATCACAGACCGCGATCCCGGAGcagcacaatatatacagtataaagcgGCTGCACCGGTATAAACTCGGTCACAAATAAAGATAATTGTAGCAGATAGAAGCCCCAGCTCTATTATAGACAATGTGGcggctcttagaagagcctttggggtgacagcaggaggcggagcaggttacttggcgctggtgtacttggtgactgccttggtgccctcggacacggcgtgcttggccagctctccaggcagcagcaggcgcacggcggtctggatctcccgggaggtgatggtggagcgcttgttgtagtgagccaggcgggaggcttcccctgcgatgcgctcgaagatatcgttgacaaagGAGTTCATGATGCCCATGGCCTTGGAGGATATGCCGGTGTCAGGGTGGACCTGCTTGAGCACCTTGTACACGTAGATGGCATAGCtttccttcctggtcttcctccgCTTCTTACCATCCTTCTTCTGAgtcttggtcacggctttcttggAGCCTTTCTTGGGCGCTGGGGCAGACTTGGCGGGATCAGGCATTATGATCAATCACAATAATCCTTCACTAGAACAGAGAGAATAATGATGCCTCCTCCTCCCACCGCAGCCGTATTTATAGGCAGCCCATGCAAATGAGAAATGCTGTCTGCTCGCTGTTCTACTGGAGgagcaaatcatgtgacctgtgggaGCGTCATAAGCCCCACCCAGTGCAGTTTATTGGTGTCTCGTTAATTCTCGTCACCATTGGCCGGATTCAAATCTACCCAATCACAGGAGCCGGAGGGCGGAGCAGAAACCTATAAAAagcagcagaaaggaaattacggTTACATCACAGAAAGGCTTCTTTTGAGCGTTTTAGGTTTTACTTATCATTATGTCTGGACGTGGCAAACAAGGAGGGAAGGTTCGGGCTAAGGCAAAGACCCGCTCATCCCGGGCAGGACTCCAGTTCCCCGTCGGTCGTGTACACAGGCTTCTCCGCAAAGGGAACTACGCCGAGAGGGTGGGCGCCGGTGCTCCGGTCTACCTGGCCGCTGTGCTGGAGTATTTAACTGCTGAGATCCTGGAATTGGCCGGTAACGCCGCCCGGGACAACAAGAAGACCCGCAtcatcccccgtcacctgcagctggccgtgcgcaatgacgaggagcTGAACAAGCTGCTGGGTGGGGTGACCATCGCCCAGGGAGGCGTCCTGCCCAATATCCAGGCCGTGCTGCTGCCCAAGAAGACCGAGAGCAGCAAAGCGGCCAAGAGCAAGTGATCACCGCTTATCCCAGATCATCCCGAAcaccaaaggctcttctaagagccaccacattgtctcctacagagctggcaccgctgatctcgggtgtgatagggatctgggctgTTATAGGGACTAAACAGAACATCCTGCACATTTTATCTAATATAGGACACCGTGCGGGTTGTGCAGAATGTAGTTGGTATGTGAGGGGGTAATTCTCTTTTGTAACTACTACGCTTTAAGATTGTTCTCACGATGTAGTTTACGGATCCTCTACAATAGACAGGACCGCAGTGTAGAGATGGCGCCCCCTATACTGTAGCCTCCTGTGTAATGGAAGCTCCTGAACACATCGGATCTCCAGCCGCAATACACAGCGAGGCTTCCATCCAGCCGATCAGGGGTCATCGCTTCTCCATCGCTGGTTACATAAAGATCCCGGCACTCGCTGTATACAGTGCCCGGGAATAATCGCCCCAGAGATCAGCCAATAAGCGCTCAGTATCCGGCTATAAAACTTATTTTCCCGCTCATTCTACAACTATCGCTGTAGAATGagaataatgaataaataaaaatataaatgacaCAAATATAATTAAGAATAAAATGAGGGAAGTTGTAGTAAACTATTCTCAGCTGGGTCGCTCGGAGTACAATAACATTGATCATGAAACATAATAGTCATCTCAGAGCCCTTTAGCTACTAGAATTATTGGTTAAAATAGATAGTAATCACATAAACATTAAATACTTAACCCATTATTGCACTAATAAAACAGACAGCTCAGAATTTCCTTCACTTCACCGATCTGTTATAAAAAGTAACAATCCCGCTAGATTTTGTTGTGATTTAACGAATGAGACACTAGGAAAAACTTTGTTACTAAGAAAATGTCTCAATATTAATTCCAATAAAGAAACATGAAACACCATTTGAATAGTTTTGGTTGGACACGATGTATGATATCGCACTGTGTGTATGCTACCAATTAAAATGTGAGTCCTATGCGCAATATTCGTAAATTATAGTCCTGAACTAATAGTAAAAGGCCGGTGTACACTCACCGCTCACCCTATCTCGGCTCAGCTTGTGAATAAATCGGCCGCGCATGGAAGCCTGAAGGGGAGAGATCGGTGGGGTCTATTTTAACCAATAATATTAGTAACCACAGGGTCCTGAGATTACTTTTATGATAAATGGTGTGTGTGtacgtatattatatatataattttttatttcttttttttctctcccctgtaaCTTTCCTCACACTGACACGCGTTATATCCAGATCGGGAAGGATTTCATCAATGACGGGCCCAggaatctctcccccccccactaAGACTTCATCAGGTCTAAATACACGGTGATCGCTGACAAGTAAAATGGATTGTAAAACAACCGCACGGTTAGTGTTCACACTGGGCGATCTCTTGCAGCAGAGTGACATAATATCGGAATTTATTACATTAAATAACAAAATGACAATGTATAAAATACAGGATAGCTTTCCCCGCCGCATTCTCAGCAGTGTCAGGCTGCAGGGTGTGATCGGTATCAGGTCTGGAATAGGACAGGGACGACCCCGAATTCACCCACCATTGTGATGTCAGCCCCGGACATAGTGTCCCCTCTCCTACCGCATCAGCCTCACTAGAATCCCCCTGATCGGCCCCAACAGTTTCCCATCCGCCGCCTTTTTCTTCCTATTTACAGAAACCAGAGGAATGTAGTCACGTGTACAGGGAAGAGGACGAGACAAAGGGAGAAACGATCAGAAGAGCGGGAATTTCAAGTTAACTGCGTTGATCATCCAATGAGCGAACATTCGTGTCTATAACTCCACCTAGAGTTAACCCTTTAGTGTCCGCTCGTTTCCCCTCTATGCACCAATTACGATCCCAAGTGTCGGGAGACTGAAGCCAGCAGCACAGATCACACACAGGCGCATTACACTGCGGGGGACACGATCTACATCACTATAGTAACTGAACATAACTCAGCACTGAGGGTTAACTGCAGAGGACAATCCCGGGATCCTGCTTATGAGGACAGGCGGAGTATAGGAGCAGAACAATGGAGAGGATCAGGAATCAGCTCGTTCTATAGACAATTTGGTGGCTCTGAAAAGAGCCTTTGTGTTGTATGCGGGTCCCGATTAGATCTAAGCTCTCTCCCCACGGATCCTGCGGGCCAGCTGGATGTCTTTGGGCATGATGGTGACCCTCTTGGCGTGGATGGCGCACAGATTGGTGTCCTCAAAGAGTCCCACCAGGTAAGCCTCGCTGGCCTCCTGCAGGGCCATGACCGCCGAGCTCTGGAAGCGAAGATCGGTCTTGAAGTCCTGGGCGATCTCTCTTACCAGGCGCTGGAAGGGGAGCTTCCGGATCAGCAGCTCGGTGGACTTCTGGTAGCGGCGGATCTCACGGAGAGCCACTGTACCTGGACGGTAGCGGTGAGGCTTCTTCACCCCACCAGTGGCGGGAGCGCTCTTCCTGGCGGCCTTAGTAGCCAGCTGCTTGCGGGGAGCTTTCCCTCCGGTGGATTTACGAGCGGTCTGCTTGGTCCTGGCCATGATTCTCTGTACACGTACACAGCGGAGAAGTGATGAGAAGAGAGGAAAGAGCGGAACATTTATACTCCTGGTCTCATCCCCATTGGCTCATGTAAACCCCACCCCTGCATCCCATTGGCTGATTCTTACAACCAATGAGCCCGCCAAAATACATGTGACGTCAACAATTGATCTTTGTTAGAAAGAGGCAGGACCCATCCTCGCCCTATTCTGCCCTTCCCTGCGGATTGTCGTAACTCCCGATAATAGCGCCCTCCCCCGTGTCCCCTCAGACATGATGCGGTACCGCATTTCGGGTGTTCACACATTGCCTGCCGCTCCCCTATATTCAGACTCTATTCGGGACTGCATGACTTTATATAGTAATAAAACTAAGCAGCAAACTAACCCTCAGGATGGGGGAAATAATATGTGCACAACCTATTACCCAAAGGGTTACATTTATCCCCCAATGTCTGGCAAGTCAATAATTTCCATAATCCCGTTTATCCTTAGGGCGTCTATCACAGCAGTGTAAATCCTTATAGTTTATACATAGGATCTACAATGTGTTACAATAGTGACACCTGGTGGAGAGATTTATAATCTTTGTGTTGCCGATTTGTAACAATATTTATACTTCCCCCAAGCGCTGACCCTACAAGTGTTACAGCGGCAGAAAGATACAATGGTTGGTTACAGATCAGACTCAGCTGAGTGTTCATAAGGGGATCTAGAATTAGTAAAGGCAGATGTATTGGGattgataaaatataataaagtgatgataatatagaagggatttatatcACTGTATTATATCCTTTATGTATCCCGGGGGTGACACGGGCATTGATCGTACAGCTCTGTCTGGAGGAGGTGGTGGCTCTGAAAAGAGCCTTTGTGGGATAAGTACAGGACGAGTCTCCCGATTATTTCTTAGCCGCGCTCTTCTTGGCTTTAGTCACCTTCTTAGCCGGGCTCTTGGCAGCTTTGGGTTTGGCCGCCTTCTTAGCCGGGCTCTTGGCCACCTTCTTAGGAGCAGCCTTCGGCTTCTTGGGGCTCTTGGCCGCTGCAGGCTTCTTGGCTTTCTTCGGGCTCTTGGCCGCTGCAGGCTTCTTGGCTTTCTTCGGGCTCTTGGCCGCGCTCGGAGCCTTCTTTGGCTTCCTAGGGGATTTGGTCGCTTTCTTAGCTGCTGCAGGTCTCTTGGCCGCAGCCGCCGGCTTCTTCTTGGCCGCCTTGTCCTTAGTCTCCTGCTGGTTCTTGTTGATCTTGAAGGATCCGGAGGCGCCGCTGCCTTTCACCTGGAGCAGGGTTCCCTTGGTCACCAGCCCCTTGATGGCCAGCTTCAGGCGGCTGTTGTTCTTGTCTACATCGTATCCTCCGGCAGCCAGAGCCTTCTTCAGGGCGGCCAGAGACACCCCACTGCGCTCCTTAGAGGCGGACACGGCTTTAACGAGCAGCTCGGACACGCTGGGACCGGAGGGTTTGTGACTTTTCTTGGCGGCCCCTGCGGCTGATTTCTTCGGCTGCTTCTTGGATTTTGCGGCCGGTTCGGCGGGAGGAGCAGCGGCTGGTGCGGTTTCTGCCATCTTAGAAATCAAAACTACAGAAATATCGTGAACGATAAATGCTGAGACCGGAGCTGCTGGCGCCTCTTATATGTGCAGCGGCTGCGCAATGATTGGCTGCTGAGATGTCACCGTCCGGAGCTGCTATTGGCTGACACAGAGAACAGGCCCCGCCCCATCCCGTCTGGACCCGGCCAAAGTTCCGCTACAACCTTGTGCTTCCCTGCCCGGGATAAAAGATCTTTACCGGCTAGAACCGGACAGGAGAGATCCCCTTCTCCGTGTCTTCCTCCTCCCCAACATTCCCCCTAGCAGTTTATACCCGTCACTGGCGGAGGTGCCGGGGAGGAGCCGGGAGGAGGCCCCGGGATCTCCGCCACAGTCTTCCCGATctgcacatcactgtgtatccggGAATATAAATCTGCTGCTGGGGATCGTTCCTTCTATTCCCGGCACCGGTCACCATCACACGGATCTTTAATACAACATCTACCGTCCAGGAAGCTGATTGTACGATGCGGAGACGGCCTGGAGCTGCTGAGAGCCCCGGAGGGTAACACAGGCGGCGCCTCCGCTCACTGCCGGCTCCCTGtcctgatatatagatataatacggACAACGTGTCCATTTACTGACCCGGAGATGATGGGGGGAGTTGTCTACAAGTAGatgtgatgactgttctctccttcatcttccttacagcttcccgaccCATAACACCCGCAGATGTCTCctcatgtctgcagagagcacttggcccgggtgcgggggggaggaggaggatttggaCCTAGAGCTGGGGCTCCTACCCCTGGGGATATTCTCTCACATCCCGGCTGTGCAGGAGGTCAGGGGGAAGGGGATACAGATTCTCCATGATGGGGAATTATGTGATCTCCCTGTTGTTATTCTTTGTAATCTCCAACGTGTTTTGAAGCCACCGGGCAGGAGCTGTCACAGCTGATCCGGCTTCGGGGAGTGTTCGGGCCGGGAACTGAGGAAGGAGATGCCGCAGTTATAAGATCTGATCCGGTCCCCGACTGAAGCTCTGGAAGTAGAAGTGGTCGGGTCGGAGGATCGTGTCCGGGCTGCTCAGCGGTGAGAAAGGAGACAGTGATAGCGGGAACCGGCAAGGACAGAGCGGAGGGAGCGGAGAGCAGTGACGGGGGTCAGAGGGGCTGAAGATGGAAGGAGAAGTGAAGAGAACAAAGAAGTCAGAATCCTGATCCAGATACAAGAGACTCCGTATTCTCTGTAGGATCCTTCCACCTCACAGAATGTCTTCTATCCCCAGATCCCTCGTCTGTTAAGTGATGACCCCGAGGATCCTATTGTGATTTCTCTCACAGATTATCTCCATTACAGGACCTGCTTGTATATTACCAGGATGACATCGGGGATTCTTATATTGGTTGTATATATGgtcctgataacagagaacattaTACCTGGGAGAGAAAGCCCTATCCCGGCCGCTGCACTGATACTTCCATGTCATATTTGTATTCCACACAACAATTGTATGAAGCCAGTCCGCCTGCTGAATCCCAGCTCCTGTGCTCGGGAAAGGTGGAGAGCCGCACAGCAAGCATCAGACTGCCGACATCCAAGAGGAACTCCAGCCCGGGCGGACAATAAAACTCTTCTTTATTATCTTCTaattaataatgtaataaaatattatgTTTACCTTATACAATGCACGGAATTATAATGCATCATATTAATATAAATGGTTTATATAGATAACAATGTGAATTCATACAGATGTAACAGGTAAGTCCACAAACTAGACTCCACCCTACAGGTTCGGAACGGGATATAACACGGTATAACTCTCTATAACCATAAATCCTCCTGTCTCTGATAGAATGATGTCATTTATACTTCCATTGTAAATGTGCAGAGAGAacgatgacgtcacggcccatgtACATTAGGGACATgtcacctactgtgttacagaatgTCCATGTCATGTattatatagatgacaccagacCACAGCCCATCCACAACGGGGCAACATTATAAAGTAATAAATTCTTTGTTTTGTGCAGTCTCTCCAGGACCAACACATCTTATTCACTCTTTATGATGGACTCCTGTCTGTTAGTTTCCACGTTGATACATTagttatttattcatttgtttattCTTATTAATACATTGTTGTTACATTGTATACTTTTGTAACTCCCCTTTCTGCTCTCAACGAGACTTCTCAGGAGAATTAGGGGTTAATGAGCAGAGACTGTAATAGAGTAATGGGCAGTATAGAGCTTTACCTCCAAGACGTGTATGACGTCACTATAATGTTATATCGTCTATACATAATAATAGATAGGAATCTTCAATTCTGTAATAGATCCCAGAGATCATCACTGAATAGACGAGGGATCTGCGGATACAATTCAGTCTGTGAAGGATCCTACAGAAAGTCCGGATCGTCTTGTATCTGGATCAGGATTATTACTTTCCTTCTCAGAATCTTCTCCTTTGTTCTCTTCCCTTATTCTTCATCTTCAGCCCCTCTGACCCCCTCACTGCTCTCCGCTCCCTCCGCTGTCCTCGCCGGTTCCCGCTATCCCTGTCTCCTTTCTCCCGCTCTCTTCTCACCGCTGAGCAGCCCGGAGATCACCCGCCGACCCCACCATTTCCACATCCAGAGCTTCAGTCGGATCATATCTTATACCTGCGGCATCTTCCTCCTCTCTTACCGACCTAACACTCCCCGGAGCCCGTGTATTTTCCTCCAGACAGCAGAGATCCTGAAGAGAAGGAAGCGCCATCATAGTCTGGTGTATTTGGGGAATCCTGTTGGGGTTTACTGGGGCAGAACAGGACAGGAGCGCAGATATACTGAGGGATTAGAGCCCAGGATGTAAGGGGAGGAGGCCGAGGGTTTACAGAAGTCCTGGGGCGCATTGCCAATCATGCATATCATCAGGAGACACTTTGACCtcttaattttaccccaaaacctTTGAACCGATTATTAAAATTTAGCTTTTAAATACTCATTACATACACTGTAGTATAACCTGcgttttatataaaacaaattaGAGTGGGTGagaaatgtgtatgtgtgtgtgtgtgtgtgtgtgtgtgtgtgtgtgtgtgtgtgtatgtgtatatatatatatatatatatatatatatatatatatatatatatatatatatatatatatatatatatatatacacacacacacacatacacattacaaTGCATATGCCTTTGTCCTAGATCCTCAAGAAGAGACACAAGCTCCCGGCTTGACTATATTCTCCATATTAGAGAGCCTGGTATTGTGGTGTTCATATAACATCTAGTTGTATCTATTTGCGCCTCTGTAACAATTTTAGTGTCAGTTCTTGAGGAAATGTAAAGACTTGTGACAATCTGGCAACATGCAAAGGTTAGAATACAAAGCTCTCACCACCAGGTGTCGCTATTGTAACACTCACTGTAACTGATTTGTCTATCCTGAAACTGTAAGAATTTCGTGCAGTGACTGATAGAAAATATTTATTGGAAATTATTAATATTGATTAACCAGAAACATTGTGCTGATTTTAACCCTCTACTCTACTTAATAGGTTGTGCACATATGAAGTTACTAACCCATTCTGAGAATTACTGGGCATTTTGTTCGATCATGGGGTCACTCTACTGTACTGCCCCATGTATATAGAGATTGGAAATAGTGAAGCAGATAGAGCTCCGAGGAATTGTAGGCATAAAGGAGTCTGTATCCGAGGAGCGGGGAATCAGTGTGAACGCCCGGGACCCGGCATCGTGTCATACATGGGGGGCGCTATCATCGCTGAGGATGGGCCCCGCCGCTTCAGAACAAAGATCCATCACAGATGTCTCATGTGTTTTGGCGGGCTCTAGTTTGTATGAATCAGCCAATGGGAAGAAGGGGTGTGGTTTACATGAGCCAATAAGGATGAGACCAGGAGTATAAATATTCTGCTCTTTCCTCTCTTCCCATCACTTCTCCGCTGTGTACGTGTACAGAGGATCATGGCCAGGACCAAGCAGACCGCTCGCATCCCGTCCCAccgctgccccgtcctcccctgcccgggcactctctcctgctacccgccccacccagcctcctttctccccTGGCTCAGCAGCACCTAAACCCCCTTCAGCTGCTGGCGCCCACTCTTTGGAGGATTTTCCTTTGCTTcttcccccaggtaccatacagaggaagaggaaaggaagggacaatacATCAGATGAGTGGGGGGCGGAGTCTGGCCGCGGACTGGTATGGCTGTGCGAGTCTGAGCGCTCCTGCCTCGCACCTCCTGAGCACCCTTTTATTCCCACTTTATCTCACCAGGAATGGTGAAAATTGGTCGCTATATACCTGGTGACCCACCTGCGATGCCTAAACAGAAAAGCCAAGCAGCTGTTACGACTTTCTTTGCTAAACGCTGCGACCGGTCTCATGCACGAGCGCTCAAGATGGCGCCTGATCCCACCACACGCTGtaaccctgaagaagaaggaggccAGGACAGCGATTCAGAGGGCGGCAGAGTGGAGGCTATTACGCCAGCCTTCTTCAAATCATTCATGAAGAAGGCTCTAACACAAGCCCTGAAGCCAGTGAGAGCGGACCTGGCGGAAATCAAATCGGAGGTTCGGGCCATCAGCTTTCGCACGGAGGCCCTCGAGTCGGCATGCACGGAGCTCGCCACACACTCTGCTGCACTTGCCACCAGAACCGAAGCCATGGAGACGCATGTTAATAATGCCCTTACCTTGATCGAAGACCAGGAAAATCGCAGTAGGCGGAAAAATATTCGCTTCAAAGGACTTCTGGAATCCTGGGCGCCTGATGCGCTGCCTAAAATTGCCCGTGAGATCTTTGCTGGATTGCTGGGGGACGAGCGCGCTGGCTCCATCGTCATAGAGCGCATTCACAGGGCCCTCCGGCCTCGGCCGAAGCCAGCTGAACCCCCAGGGATGTTATCTGTGGTCTCTTGTCGTTTGTGGATACTGCTGCCATCTTACAAGCTGCGAGGGAAAAGAGACCCATCCACTACGGAGCAGATGACATTTCCCTATATCAGGACATTGCTCCTACTACGCTGATGAAGAGACGCATCATGCGCCCCCCTCCTCGAAAAACTCTGGGAGAAAAACCTGACGTACGCCTGGTTGTTCCCGTTCGGGCTTTCGGTTCTAAAAGGAAGGAAGATGATCACCATTAGGACCCCTGACGACCTGCGGAGCGCCTGGCGAGTCCTGGACATCGTCCCTGTTGAGGTACCATCGTGGATGCCGCTGTCAGATCATGTGCCGCTCCCGCAGCTGCCGAACTTGGGAGAGTGGAAGATGGTCGCTCGCTCCAAGTCTCCGAAGCAGAAGAAGACCCCGGTGAAGACGCCTGCCCCAGAGGGTTGAGATAAGTAACCCCTTCTGACTTTTTTGATGGCCCTCATCTCCAGCCTATATGGATGGCTGACCAGTGACTTTTCCTGATTGATGCTGTAACTAGAACTCTCCTGTTATTTTGTTTTGCCCACCTTGCCTCTGCGTGGAGGATTGAGAGAATTTTAGTGCCCGGGATTGCAGCGTGGATACGAGGACTTCACCCTGTCTCCTCACCCCCCCATCGCCCCCCCTCCCTGACTCTCCTGCCCCATCCCAAATACCTGGTCTGCATTGCTTGAGATGCGCCGGGCAGATCCCTGGCATGGAATGCCCTGGCATTCCGAGGAGCCACCGATGAAATCCCACGGACGGGTGACTGCTACTGATCCCTCCTTCATCTagatcgagattttcctagccctGAAATTCGGCATGGTGACCTAGTTACTGTCTGGCCCTTTCACTGTTGGTGGCCAACAGAGCTTACTTTATCTCCCTTAGG containing:
- the LOC130348343 gene encoding histone H2B 1.1, whose product is MPDPAKSAPAPKKGSKKAVTKTQKKDGKKRRKTRKESYAIYVYKVLKQVHPDTGISSKAMGIMNSFVNDIFERIAGEASRLAHYNKRSTITSREIQTAVRLLLPGELAKHAVSEGTKAVTKYTSAK
- the LOC130348334 gene encoding histone H1B-like, whose protein sequence is MAETAPAAAPPAEPAAKSKKQPKKSAAGAAKKSHKPSGPSVSELLVKAVSASKERSGVSLAALKKALAAGGYDVDKNNSRLKLAIKGLVTKGTLLQVKGSGASGSFKINKNQQETKDKAAKKKPAAAAKRPAAAKKATKSPRKPKKAPSAAKSPKKAKKPAAAKSPKKAKKPAAAKSPKKPKAAPKKVAKSPAKKAAKPKAAKSPAKKVTKAKKSAAKK